In Procambarus clarkii isolate CNS0578487 chromosome 50, FALCON_Pclarkii_2.0, whole genome shotgun sequence, one genomic interval encodes:
- the LOC123772791 gene encoding protein Wnt-8b isoform X3 yields MTNVLMAGTKGGLPLRASVEAGVQLGVQECRTQFRWERWPCPALHFTTMHMKKPMTRENAFVQAISSAAVTFSIARNCSRGLLEGCSCSRSTADRGRDWGWRGCPESVNYGAHMTRQLLDAVDVGQDHQALVNLHNNEAGRLAVKRSMRQSCKCHGVSGSCTTQTCWLRLVSFTSVGSALKKWYRRALKLKDSNALTAATSSLEETPQSQGMSIPNIDPRRLVYLADSPDYCLPNHTEGWAGTAGRQCSRERGKNVTLEERRSCRRLCRECGRPVTKAVSTVTTSCNCSFRWCCEVQCESCVNSVIKFTCGSARTHTSSITKL; encoded by the exons GGCGGCCTTCCCCTGAGGGCGAGTGTGGAGGCCGGCGTCCAGCTGGGGGTCCAGGAGTGCCGGACACAGTTCAGGTGGGAGCGGTGGCCCTGCCCTGCCCTTCACTTCACCACCAT GCACATGAAGAAACCAATGACAAGAGAGAACGCGTTCGTGCAGGCCATCAGTTCGGCTGCCGTCACCTTCAGTATAGCCAGGAACTGCTCCCGGGGGCTCCTGGAGGGGTGTTCCTGCTCCCGGAGCACAGCGGACCGGGGCCGAGACTGGGGGTGGCGGGGCTGCCCCGAGAGCGTCAACTACGGCGCCCACATGACGAGACAACTCCTAGACGCCGTGGATGTGGGCCAAGATCACCAGGCTCTTGTCAACCTCCACAACAATGAGGCGGGCAGACTT GCTGTGAAGAGATCAATGCGTCAGTCGTGCAAGTGTCATGGTGTTTCCGGCTCCTGCACCACCCAGACCTGCTGGCTCCGCCTAGTAAGTTTCACCAGCGTGGGAAGCGCCCTTAAGAAGTGGTACCGACGCGCTCTCAAGCTGAAGGACTCCAACGCTCTAACCGCAGCCACAAGCTCTCTGGAAGAGACGCCTCAGAGCCAAGGCATGTCTATACCCAACATAGACCCAAGACGCCTGGTGTACCTTGCTGACTCACCGGACTACTGCCTTCCCAACCACACTGAAG GTTGGGCGGGAACAGCAGGACGCCAGTGTTCGAGGGAGCGGGGAAAGAACGTGACCCTGGAGGAGAGGAGGTCGTGCCGGAGGCTGTGTAGGGAGTGTGGCCGACCAGTTACTAAGGCCGTCTCGACGGTAACTACCTCCTGCAACTGTAGCTTCAGGTGGTGCTGCGAGGTGCAGTGCGAGAGCTGCGTCAACTCCGTCATCAAGTTCACCTGTGGCTCAGCGCGCACACACACCTCGTCTATCACAAAACTATAA
- the LOC123772791 gene encoding protein Wnt-8b isoform X2 gives MSLCCPWSMTNVLMAGTKGGLPLRASVEAGVQLGVQECRTQFRWERWPCPALHFTTMHMKKPMTRENAFVQAISSAAVTFSIARNCSRGLLEGCSCSRSTADRGRDWGWRGCPESVNYGAHMTRQLLDAVDVGQDHQALVNLHNNEAGRLAVKRSMRQSCKCHGVSGSCTTQTCWLRLVSFTSVGSALKKWYRRALKLKDSNALTAATSSLEETPQSQGMSIPNIDPRRLVYLADSPDYCLPNHTEGWAGTAGRQCSRERGKNVTLEERRSCRRLCRECGRPVTKAVSTVTTSCNCSFRWCCEVQCESCVNSVIKFTCGSARTHTSSITKL, from the exons GGCGGCCTTCCCCTGAGGGCGAGTGTGGAGGCCGGCGTCCAGCTGGGGGTCCAGGAGTGCCGGACACAGTTCAGGTGGGAGCGGTGGCCCTGCCCTGCCCTTCACTTCACCACCAT GCACATGAAGAAACCAATGACAAGAGAGAACGCGTTCGTGCAGGCCATCAGTTCGGCTGCCGTCACCTTCAGTATAGCCAGGAACTGCTCCCGGGGGCTCCTGGAGGGGTGTTCCTGCTCCCGGAGCACAGCGGACCGGGGCCGAGACTGGGGGTGGCGGGGCTGCCCCGAGAGCGTCAACTACGGCGCCCACATGACGAGACAACTCCTAGACGCCGTGGATGTGGGCCAAGATCACCAGGCTCTTGTCAACCTCCACAACAATGAGGCGGGCAGACTT GCTGTGAAGAGATCAATGCGTCAGTCGTGCAAGTGTCATGGTGTTTCCGGCTCCTGCACCACCCAGACCTGCTGGCTCCGCCTAGTAAGTTTCACCAGCGTGGGAAGCGCCCTTAAGAAGTGGTACCGACGCGCTCTCAAGCTGAAGGACTCCAACGCTCTAACCGCAGCCACAAGCTCTCTGGAAGAGACGCCTCAGAGCCAAGGCATGTCTATACCCAACATAGACCCAAGACGCCTGGTGTACCTTGCTGACTCACCGGACTACTGCCTTCCCAACCACACTGAAG GTTGGGCGGGAACAGCAGGACGCCAGTGTTCGAGGGAGCGGGGAAAGAACGTGACCCTGGAGGAGAGGAGGTCGTGCCGGAGGCTGTGTAGGGAGTGTGGCCGACCAGTTACTAAGGCCGTCTCGACGGTAACTACCTCCTGCAACTGTAGCTTCAGGTGGTGCTGCGAGGTGCAGTGCGAGAGCTGCGTCAACTCCGTCATCAAGTTCACCTGTGGCTCAGCGCGCACACACACCTCGTCTATCACAAAACTATAA
- the LOC123772791 gene encoding protein Wnt-8b isoform X1, with product MRNMRKVLMVMLVHLMNLCCPWSMTNVLMAGTKGGLPLRASVEAGVQLGVQECRTQFRWERWPCPALHFTTMHMKKPMTRENAFVQAISSAAVTFSIARNCSRGLLEGCSCSRSTADRGRDWGWRGCPESVNYGAHMTRQLLDAVDVGQDHQALVNLHNNEAGRLAVKRSMRQSCKCHGVSGSCTTQTCWLRLVSFTSVGSALKKWYRRALKLKDSNALTAATSSLEETPQSQGMSIPNIDPRRLVYLADSPDYCLPNHTEGWAGTAGRQCSRERGKNVTLEERRSCRRLCRECGRPVTKAVSTVTTSCNCSFRWCCEVQCESCVNSVIKFTCGSARTHTSSITKL from the exons GGCGGCCTTCCCCTGAGGGCGAGTGTGGAGGCCGGCGTCCAGCTGGGGGTCCAGGAGTGCCGGACACAGTTCAGGTGGGAGCGGTGGCCCTGCCCTGCCCTTCACTTCACCACCAT GCACATGAAGAAACCAATGACAAGAGAGAACGCGTTCGTGCAGGCCATCAGTTCGGCTGCCGTCACCTTCAGTATAGCCAGGAACTGCTCCCGGGGGCTCCTGGAGGGGTGTTCCTGCTCCCGGAGCACAGCGGACCGGGGCCGAGACTGGGGGTGGCGGGGCTGCCCCGAGAGCGTCAACTACGGCGCCCACATGACGAGACAACTCCTAGACGCCGTGGATGTGGGCCAAGATCACCAGGCTCTTGTCAACCTCCACAACAATGAGGCGGGCAGACTT GCTGTGAAGAGATCAATGCGTCAGTCGTGCAAGTGTCATGGTGTTTCCGGCTCCTGCACCACCCAGACCTGCTGGCTCCGCCTAGTAAGTTTCACCAGCGTGGGAAGCGCCCTTAAGAAGTGGTACCGACGCGCTCTCAAGCTGAAGGACTCCAACGCTCTAACCGCAGCCACAAGCTCTCTGGAAGAGACGCCTCAGAGCCAAGGCATGTCTATACCCAACATAGACCCAAGACGCCTGGTGTACCTTGCTGACTCACCGGACTACTGCCTTCCCAACCACACTGAAG GTTGGGCGGGAACAGCAGGACGCCAGTGTTCGAGGGAGCGGGGAAAGAACGTGACCCTGGAGGAGAGGAGGTCGTGCCGGAGGCTGTGTAGGGAGTGTGGCCGACCAGTTACTAAGGCCGTCTCGACGGTAACTACCTCCTGCAACTGTAGCTTCAGGTGGTGCTGCGAGGTGCAGTGCGAGAGCTGCGTCAACTCCGTCATCAAGTTCACCTGTGGCTCAGCGCGCACACACACCTCGTCTATCACAAAACTATAA